A single region of the Vanessa atalanta chromosome Z, ilVanAtal1.2, whole genome shotgun sequence genome encodes:
- the LOC125076040 gene encoding deformed epidermal autoregulatory factor 1 isoform X2 — translation MAENRSSDNVVMPDITEVNDADPLSTAAERNAECSEGSSVLSAGIKTVRRSSDTNGVVTVPVSLPVGTLITGTTFNVITSDQLQHFKPMICVDNGFISGGSVPEDIKPTHIVIQNTPSPPPIREQKDHETTSNSTTSRSTSTRSWVDTANMPVLPVRCKNTSAELHKQRLGSGGRGRCIRYGMEWYTPSEFEALCGRASSKDWKRSIRFGGRSIQALIDEGILTPHATSCTCGACCDDQTAMGPIRLFTPYKRKRRNNQDGTDEKKAKVKLETISDAEVDNINQSSSNSHSKEAWQSIAEGLETNTDYHLLASPEANPDPIPVLPDMNKVLKRLEDIGQNLTRLSSEFKQCVEDVRVVSTRQLERLEQERTSAILAASVDAHVEAEQVSLHNVDESESKKCANCNREASAECSLCRRTPYCSTYCQKKDWASHQIECLRSVPAIHTDSQQHQSIMLIVESQHQ, via the exons ATGGCGGAGAATAGAAGTTCGGACAACGTCGTTATGCCGGACATTACCGAAGTAAACGACGCCGATCCCTTGTCGACAGCAGCCGAGCGCAATGCCGAGTGTTCTGAAGGCAGTTCTGTTTTGTCTGCAGGAATAAAAACGGTTCGACGTTCGAGTGATACCAATGGAGTTGTTACAGTACCCGTATCTTTACCAGTCGGTACTCTTATTACAGGCACTACCTTTAACGTAATCACATCCGACCAGCTGCAGCACTTTAAGCCTATGATATGCGTGGATAATGGTTTCATATCAGGTGGATCAGTACCTGAAGACATAAAACCGACCCATATAGTTATTCAGAATACTCCTTCGCCACCACCCATACGTGAACAAAAAGATCACGAAACAACATCCAATTCTACCACAAGTAGGTCGACTAGTACGCGATCATGGGTCGATACGGCGAATATGCCTGTTCTCCCTGTAAGATGTAAAAATACTTCAGCAGAACTTCACAAACAGAGATTAGGTTCTGGAGGTAGAGGCAGATGTATTCGATATGGGATGGAATGGTATACACCCAGTGAGTTTGAGGCTCTCTGTGGTCGAGCTTCAAGTAAAGATTGGAAACGATCAATAAGATTTGGAGGCAGGAGTATACAAGCATTAATTGATGAGGGTATACTAACTCCTCATGCAACAAGTTGCACATGTGGAGCCTGTTGTGATGATCAAACTG cAATGGGTCCAATAAGGCTTTTTACACCTTATAAAAGGAAAAGAAGAAATAATCAGGATG GAACTGatgaaaaaaaagcaaaagtaaAACTGGAAACTATCAGTGATGCTGAAGTTGATAATATAAATCAGTCAAGCAGCAATAGCCATTCCAAAGAAGCTTGGCAGTCAATTGCTGAAGGGTTAGAAACAAATACAGATTATCATCTGCTAGCCAGTCCAGAAGCCAATCCGGACCCTATACCAG TTCTACCGGACATGAACAAAGTATTAAAGCGGCTTGAAGATATTGGGCAGAATTTAACTCGGCTATCTAGTGAATTCAAACAATGTGTTGAAGATGTAAGAGTGGTAAGCACTAGGCAATTGGAGCGCCTGGAACAAGAGCGTACATCTGCTATACTTGCTGCAAGTGTAGATGCACATGTGGAAGCTGAGCAAGTGTCTTTGCATAATGTTGATGAATCGGAGTCTAAAAAG tgtGCAAATTGCAACCGTGAAGCTTCGGCGGAGTGTTCTCTCTGTAGAAGAACGCCGTATTGTTCAACATATTGCCAAAAGAAGGACTGGGCATCTCATCAGATTGAATGTCTTCGCTCTGTTCCCGCTATTCACACTGACTCTCAACAGCACCAGTCGATTATGCTCATCGTCGAGAGTCAACATCAATAG
- the LOC125075999 gene encoding uncharacterized protein LOC125075999 isoform X1 yields the protein MEEIRSKQRSIQNAAHHIALECIHPQSAHGSPYHVHPYPSPVRLQHAFQAQQSPQMFYPKGLKPHIDSRAFATPSDSPILGRALCLTPRGSPLPGRVSHLNEKFQDSLTLNSDTDALVAKISAMFPTVSETHIKILLKKYYNREAVVISALQVEKHPITTPGPLTMSPSATRLQKGAMGVYSALQLAKGVSGSMHSSNHLTPMTGTPHGSPLLLRPASGASSYYVTVKSMDGPVQSAPRHQSPKMKLKYLKSVFPKAEETLILDVLANKDNNVQKASEELITMGFTKKETLINQQKKKEKETPPPPKKVVIMKTLEEKKELKQKLQKRYDKVAERVVSIALESVDFNEERAEQILNAVVQEEDTPKTTRPVELKDMRRPDIGDMKRGACVSPVEPARPTAAPVVRRLKTWTEHLKPILKSSTNVESKHKSQYTVETSGPNASLRQGPKDSLLLEDYMTWNGPNPELRCGPIVKADGPEQKEKTFSLARGSLGLARGPAGLAKGSIYQKVNKKSAKIIV from the exons ATGGAAGAAATACGATCTAAACAGAGGTCTATACAAAATGCAGCTCATCATATTGCTTTAGAATGTATTCACCCACAG TCAGCACATGGCTCGCCTTACCATGTACACCCTTATCCCTCTCCCGTACGCCTACAACATGCCTTCCAGGCTCAACAAAGTCCTCAAATGTTTTACCCCAAAGGACTCAAGCCTCATATT gattCAAGAGCCTTCGCAACACCAAGTGATAGTCCTATCTTGGGGAGAGCTCTCTGCCTCACACCTCGTGGAAGTCCCCTGCCTGGTCGAGTTTCTCATCTTAATGAAAAATTCCAAGACTCTCTCACCCTGAATTCTGATACAGATGCTTTAGTTGCTAAAATTAGTGCAATGTTTCCAACAGTTAGTGAAACACACATcaagattttattgaaaaa gtattACAATCGCGAAGCAGTCGTAATCAGTGCTTTACAAGTAGAAAAGCATCCAATAACGACACCTGGTCCATTGACCATGTCACCCTCTGCAACACGCTTACAAAAGGGAGCTATGGGTGTTTATTCAGCCTTACAATTGGCGAAAGGAGTTTCAGGATCGATGCATAGTTCCAATCACTTAACACCAATGACGGGAACCCCTCACG GTTCACCATTGTTATTGCGACCGGCATCAGGTGCTTCGAGTTATTACGTTACGGTTAAATCAATGGATGGTCCAGTGCAGTCAGCACCACGACATCAGTCTCCGAAAATGAAACTGAA GTACTTGAAAAGTGTCTTTCCTAAAGCTGAAGAAACACTAATCCTGGATGTCTTAGCCAATAAAGATAACAATGTCCAAAAGGCAAGTGAAGAACTTATTACTATGGGATTTACGAAGAAGGAAACTTTAATTaatcaacaaaagaaaaaagagAAAGAGACACCACCACCTCCAAAAAAAGTAGTCATTATGAAAACTTTAGAAGAAAAGAAAGAAT TGAAACAAAAACTGCAGAAGAGATATGACAAAGTAGCAGAAAGAGTTGTATCTATAGCACTAGAGAGTGTAGATTTCAATGAAGAGCGAGctgaacaaattttaaatgctGTTGTTCAAGAAGAAGACACACCTAAGACGACAAGACCTGTTGAATTAAAAGACATGAGGCGGCCTGATATTGGGGATATGAAAAGAGG CGCGTGCGTCAGCCCGGTGGAGCCGGCGAGACCGACCGCCGCGCCCGTCGTGCGCCGTCTCAAGACGTGGACCGAGCATTTAAA GCCTATTTTGAAGTCAAGCACTAATGTCGAGTCAAAGCATAAGTCCCAATATACAGTAGAAACCAGCGGACCTAATGCATCGCTCCGTCAAGGTCCTAAAGACAGCCTGCTAtt GGAGGACTATATGACATGGAATGGTCCTAACCCAGAACTCCGTTGTGGACCGATCGTAAAAGCAGATGGACCGGAACAGAAAGAGAAAACTTTTTCCCTAGCTCGCGGCTCTTTAGGTCTCGCCAGAGGACCAGCTGGCTTGGCTAAAGGATCAATATATCAGAAAGTGAACAAGAAATCAGCtaaaat aaTCGTGTAA
- the LOC125075999 gene encoding uncharacterized protein LOC125075999 isoform X2, translating to MEEIRSKQRSIQNAAHHIALECIHPQSAHGSPYHVHPYPSPVRLQHAFQAQQSPQMFYPKGLKPHIDSRAFATPSDSPILGRALCLTPRGSPLPGRVSHLNEKFQDSLTLNSDTDALVAKISAMFPTVSETHIKILLKKYYNREAVVISALQVEKHPITTPGPLTMSPSATRLQKGAMGVYSALQLAKGVSGSMHSSNHLTPMTGTPHGSPLLLRPASGASSYYVTVKSMDGPVQSAPRHQSPKMKLKYLKSVFPKAEETLILDVLANKDNNVQKASEELITMGFTKKETLINQQKKKEKETPPPPKKVVIMKTLEEKKELKQKLQKRYDKVAERVVSIALESVDFNEERAEQILNAVVQEEDTPKTTRPVELKDMRRPDIGDMKRGPILKSSTNVESKHKSQYTVETSGPNASLRQGPKDSLLLEDYMTWNGPNPELRCGPIVKADGPEQKEKTFSLARGSLGLARGPAGLAKGSIYQKVNKKSAKIIV from the exons ATGGAAGAAATACGATCTAAACAGAGGTCTATACAAAATGCAGCTCATCATATTGCTTTAGAATGTATTCACCCACAG TCAGCACATGGCTCGCCTTACCATGTACACCCTTATCCCTCTCCCGTACGCCTACAACATGCCTTCCAGGCTCAACAAAGTCCTCAAATGTTTTACCCCAAAGGACTCAAGCCTCATATT gattCAAGAGCCTTCGCAACACCAAGTGATAGTCCTATCTTGGGGAGAGCTCTCTGCCTCACACCTCGTGGAAGTCCCCTGCCTGGTCGAGTTTCTCATCTTAATGAAAAATTCCAAGACTCTCTCACCCTGAATTCTGATACAGATGCTTTAGTTGCTAAAATTAGTGCAATGTTTCCAACAGTTAGTGAAACACACATcaagattttattgaaaaa gtattACAATCGCGAAGCAGTCGTAATCAGTGCTTTACAAGTAGAAAAGCATCCAATAACGACACCTGGTCCATTGACCATGTCACCCTCTGCAACACGCTTACAAAAGGGAGCTATGGGTGTTTATTCAGCCTTACAATTGGCGAAAGGAGTTTCAGGATCGATGCATAGTTCCAATCACTTAACACCAATGACGGGAACCCCTCACG GTTCACCATTGTTATTGCGACCGGCATCAGGTGCTTCGAGTTATTACGTTACGGTTAAATCAATGGATGGTCCAGTGCAGTCAGCACCACGACATCAGTCTCCGAAAATGAAACTGAA GTACTTGAAAAGTGTCTTTCCTAAAGCTGAAGAAACACTAATCCTGGATGTCTTAGCCAATAAAGATAACAATGTCCAAAAGGCAAGTGAAGAACTTATTACTATGGGATTTACGAAGAAGGAAACTTTAATTaatcaacaaaagaaaaaagagAAAGAGACACCACCACCTCCAAAAAAAGTAGTCATTATGAAAACTTTAGAAGAAAAGAAAGAAT TGAAACAAAAACTGCAGAAGAGATATGACAAAGTAGCAGAAAGAGTTGTATCTATAGCACTAGAGAGTGTAGATTTCAATGAAGAGCGAGctgaacaaattttaaatgctGTTGTTCAAGAAGAAGACACACCTAAGACGACAAGACCTGTTGAATTAAAAGACATGAGGCGGCCTGATATTGGGGATATGAAAAGAGG GCCTATTTTGAAGTCAAGCACTAATGTCGAGTCAAAGCATAAGTCCCAATATACAGTAGAAACCAGCGGACCTAATGCATCGCTCCGTCAAGGTCCTAAAGACAGCCTGCTAtt GGAGGACTATATGACATGGAATGGTCCTAACCCAGAACTCCGTTGTGGACCGATCGTAAAAGCAGATGGACCGGAACAGAAAGAGAAAACTTTTTCCCTAGCTCGCGGCTCTTTAGGTCTCGCCAGAGGACCAGCTGGCTTGGCTAAAGGATCAATATATCAGAAAGTGAACAAGAAATCAGCtaaaat aaTCGTGTAA
- the LOC125076040 gene encoding deformed epidermal autoregulatory factor 1 isoform X1: protein MAENRSSDNVVMPDITEVNDADPLSTAAERNAECSEGSSVLSAGIKTVRRSSDTNGVVTVPVSLPVGTLITGTTFNVITSDQLQHFKPMICVDNGFISGGSVPEDIKPTHIVIQNTPSPPPIREQKDHETTSNSTTSRSTSTRSWVDTANMPVLPVRCKNTSAELHKQRLGSGGRGRCIRYGMEWYTPSEFEALCGRASSKDWKRSIRFGGRSIQALIDEGILTPHATSCTCGACCDDQTAMGPIRLFTPYKRKRRNNQDGTDEKKAKVKLETISDAEVDNINQSSSNSHSKEAWQSIAEGLETNTDYHLLASPEANPDPIPVLPDMNKVLKRLEDIGQNLTRLSSEFKQCVEDVRVVSTRQLERLEQERTSAILAASVDAHVEAEQVSLHNVDESESKKVFQCANCNREASAECSLCRRTPYCSTYCQKKDWASHQIECLRSVPAIHTDSQQHQSIMLIVESQHQ, encoded by the exons ATGGCGGAGAATAGAAGTTCGGACAACGTCGTTATGCCGGACATTACCGAAGTAAACGACGCCGATCCCTTGTCGACAGCAGCCGAGCGCAATGCCGAGTGTTCTGAAGGCAGTTCTGTTTTGTCTGCAGGAATAAAAACGGTTCGACGTTCGAGTGATACCAATGGAGTTGTTACAGTACCCGTATCTTTACCAGTCGGTACTCTTATTACAGGCACTACCTTTAACGTAATCACATCCGACCAGCTGCAGCACTTTAAGCCTATGATATGCGTGGATAATGGTTTCATATCAGGTGGATCAGTACCTGAAGACATAAAACCGACCCATATAGTTATTCAGAATACTCCTTCGCCACCACCCATACGTGAACAAAAAGATCACGAAACAACATCCAATTCTACCACAAGTAGGTCGACTAGTACGCGATCATGGGTCGATACGGCGAATATGCCTGTTCTCCCTGTAAGATGTAAAAATACTTCAGCAGAACTTCACAAACAGAGATTAGGTTCTGGAGGTAGAGGCAGATGTATTCGATATGGGATGGAATGGTATACACCCAGTGAGTTTGAGGCTCTCTGTGGTCGAGCTTCAAGTAAAGATTGGAAACGATCAATAAGATTTGGAGGCAGGAGTATACAAGCATTAATTGATGAGGGTATACTAACTCCTCATGCAACAAGTTGCACATGTGGAGCCTGTTGTGATGATCAAACTG cAATGGGTCCAATAAGGCTTTTTACACCTTATAAAAGGAAAAGAAGAAATAATCAGGATG GAACTGatgaaaaaaaagcaaaagtaaAACTGGAAACTATCAGTGATGCTGAAGTTGATAATATAAATCAGTCAAGCAGCAATAGCCATTCCAAAGAAGCTTGGCAGTCAATTGCTGAAGGGTTAGAAACAAATACAGATTATCATCTGCTAGCCAGTCCAGAAGCCAATCCGGACCCTATACCAG TTCTACCGGACATGAACAAAGTATTAAAGCGGCTTGAAGATATTGGGCAGAATTTAACTCGGCTATCTAGTGAATTCAAACAATGTGTTGAAGATGTAAGAGTGGTAAGCACTAGGCAATTGGAGCGCCTGGAACAAGAGCGTACATCTGCTATACTTGCTGCAAGTGTAGATGCACATGTGGAAGCTGAGCAAGTGTCTTTGCATAATGTTGATGAATCGGAGTCTAAAAAGGTATTTCAG tgtGCAAATTGCAACCGTGAAGCTTCGGCGGAGTGTTCTCTCTGTAGAAGAACGCCGTATTGTTCAACATATTGCCAAAAGAAGGACTGGGCATCTCATCAGATTGAATGTCTTCGCTCTGTTCCCGCTATTCACACTGACTCTCAACAGCACCAGTCGATTATGCTCATCGTCGAGAGTCAACATCAATAG